In Aeromicrobium wangtongii, the DNA window CCTGACCGATGATCGGCAACGAGAAGACCAGGTCTGCCCCCAGCGGACGCAGATTGCGCCCGGCGTACTTCTTGACCGCGTACCCGGTGATCAGTCCATCGAGTGGGATCGTCCCCGAGTGGTTGCCCACCAGCAGCGCCCCACCGTCGGCGGGGATGTTCTCGACGCCGCGCACCTCCAGGCGGAACCACTTCTCGGCCAGCGGCTCGATGGCGAGCGTGAGCACCTCGGCGATCTGCGGGTCAAAGCCGAAGTCGTCGACCTCGTAGTCGCCGCTGAGCCGCTTGCGGATGGTGGCCAGCAGGGTCGCGATGCGCGACTCCCAGTCCGAGCCGATGACGCGTTGGGCCGCCTCGGCCACGGCGACCAGGATCTCGTCGATCGGGAGGCCGGCCGACAGCGGCGCGGCGCCGGCGGTGCGGGTCCGGCCCGCGGCCTCCTCGGCGGCTGCGGCTGCGGCTGCCGCCGCGTCCTCGTCGGTCACTGCCCGCAGGCGGGGCTTGTCGGCCCGGGGCGGGGGTGATGAAGCGCCGGAGGGGTGCGATGTCGCGCCCTTCGGCGTCGACGGTCCAGGAGCGGACGCGGACTTCTTGGGTCGAGCGGCTGGCTTCTTGCGGGTGCCGCCCCCGGCGAGGGAGCGCGCGGCGGCCGACGGCGAGGTCTCGTGATTGCCGCGGCCGGGCTTTCCGCCCGAGCCGATGGTCTTCCGGTCGTCGTTCATGCTCGTCCCCCCAAGGCCGACAGGATGCCCGGGCGAAGCGACCGACGGAAGTCGTCGAAGGTCTGCTCGGACGTCCGGGTCAGCTCGTACCCGAAGATGTCACGCAATGCGGACGTGTCGACCGCGCGACCGTAGGTCAGCAGGCGGTGCAGGTCGGGCGGGATGTCGGACCCCATGGCCCGGATGAATCGGCGGGCGGCGCCCGCGAAGCCGATCGGCGGAAGCGGCAGCATGGGGCGTCCGAGGCGACGCGCTGCCTGGCTGAGCAGCACGATCCCGTCGCCGGCCGCGTTGAACGTGCCGGGGCGGTCGTTGGCGACCGCCTGCACGAGAATCTCCAGGGCGTCGTCCAGCGCGAGGAACTGCAGGCGCGGATCGAATCCGACCACCGACGGCAGCACCGGATTGCTGAAGTAGTTGCGCAGCGGGGTGTCGATGTCCGGGTGAAGCACCTGGGCGCTGCGGATCGTCGTGATGATGACGTCCTGGCGGCGTCGCGCGAAGCCGCGCACGTACGACTCGACCTCGACGATGTCCTTCGGGAACCCGGACCGCACGCCACTGCGCGCCAGCCCGGACTCCGTGAACAACGCCGGGTCGCGCGACGACGATCCGTAGACCGCCGTCGACGATCCCAGCACGAGCTTGCCGACCTGGGCCGACCGCTGGCAGGCGGCCAGCAGCTGCATCGTCCCGATGACGTTGAGCTCCTTGCCACTGCCCCGTCCCCGCTGAGGCGGGTTGAGGTCGAGGTGGACCACGGTGTCGACGTCCTCGACGGCGATGACCTTGCCCACGACCGGGGTGCGGATGTCGGCTCGCACGAACTTGACGCCGCCCAGGTCGGCATCGGGCAGGATCGTGTCGATCCCGACGACCTTGCCGATCCCGGCGTCCTCACCGAGCTCGGCGAGCCGCCGGGCCGCGACGGACGCAAATGAGCCGGCCACGCCAGTGACAAGGACGACGCGGCTCATGGGGACTTACTTACCCAGACGACGGCGCTGCACTCGAGTGCGCTTCAGCATCTTGCGGTGCTTCTTCTTCGACATCCGCTTACGGCGCTTCTTGATGACTGAACCCACGGGTCACAACTCAATTCTTGTTGGCCGCGCGCACGCGGCTGGTGTTCTAGAGACGGGTTGCCGCGACGACGGGACAGGACGTGGAACGTCCTCAGCCTCCGTTGTGACGGCTCCCTCAGGGTACACGGCACCTGCCGCCTTGCCCGAGGGCGACCGCGCTCAACGGGCCGGGACCTGAGGCCGCTGGGTCAGCCGGCTTGGAAGTAGGACTTGCCCAGGAACTCCTGCACAGCGTGCTCCGGCACGCGGAACGACCTGCCGACGCGCACCGCCTCGAGCTCACCCGAGTGCACCAGGCGGTAGACCGTCATCTTCGAGACGCGCATCTGAGTGGCCACTTCGGCGACGGTCAAGAACGTCGGTCCGGATGCCATGTCACCACCTGCTTCCTGAGTGGCACGCGCGCTCTCTGGCTTCCCCACCAGAGAAACAGCGCGCGTGCCTTCATCGAGCCTAGTGCCTCCGGAGGCGTCAGCGACAGTAGTTGTCCAAAATGGGCGTCCGGGAGGGCACCGGATTCGCCCGGCAGCGCAGGAGGGACCGGGCGTCAGGGCAGGTGGTCGAGGCCGTTGAGCGGGAACGAGGCCTCCCGGGTCGCGTGAATCGACCGGTCGAGCCAGCTCGCCGGGTCGAAACCCTGCTCCCAGGCGCGGTAGCCGACCGCGCGGCCATCAGTCATCCGGTGCGGTCCGGGCATGCCGCGCAGCTCCTGGATCCGCGCGCGCCAGCGCTCCGGGGTGGGCGCCTGCGGGTCCAGCGGCTGGCCGGCGACGATCGCCATCAAGTGGGCCCACGCCCGCGGGACGACATCCATGACGGCATATCCGCCACCACCGGTGGCGACCCACTTGCCGTCGCAGACCTCGTCGGCCAGCGCCTTGAGGGCCAGGTAGGACGCCCGCTGGCCGTCGACGCTGAGCATCAGATTGGTCAGAGGATCGTCCATGTGGGAGTCGCACCCCTGCTGCGTCACCAAGATGTCGGGCGCGAACTCGCGCACCAGCGGCGGGACGACGGCGTGGAACGCCCGCAACCAGCCGGCATCGGACGTGCCGGGCGGCAGCGGGACGTTGACGGCCATGCCCTCGGCGCCCTCACCGCCGGTGTCGATCGAGAACCCGGTCCCCGGGAACAGCGTCTGCGGGCCTTCGTGGATCGAGATCGTCAGGACGCGCGGGTCGTTCCAGAACATCTTCTGGACGCCGTCGCCGTGGTGCGCGTCGACGTCGATGTAGACGACCCGTTCGGCACCGTTGTCCAGCAGCCAGCGGATCGCGAGCGCGACGTCGTTGTAGATGCAGAAACCGCTCGCCCGGTCCGGCATCGCGTGATGGAGACCGCCGCTGATGTTGACCGCGCGGGGCGCCTGACCGGTCCAGACCCGGCGGGCGGCCTCGACACTCGCGCCGGCGATGAGGGCGCTGGCCTCGTGCATGTTGGCGAACACCGGATTGTCCTCGGTGCCCAGGTTGACCGTCGGGTCGGCGTGCGTCGGGTGCTGGCTCAGCTTCTGCACCCGCTCGATGTACAGCGGGGTGTGGATCAGGGCCAGCTCGTCCTCGGTGGCCGGCTTGGCCCCGACGACGTCGAGCCCTTCCACGATGCCCAGCTCGTCGGCCAGCTCCATCGTCAGCTCGATGCGGACCGGGGCCATGGGGTGCGATTGCCCGAAGTTGTACTGGGTCAGGTGCTCGTCGTAGACGATGCAGGCGCGGTCGACTGTGGCCTCGGTCATACCCGTCACCTTATTGGGGGGCCGAAAGCTCCGCCGACCGGGCGGCCGCAGCGGCCACCCCGGCCACCAGTCCGGCCTTGACGCCGCGCTCGTCGAAGGTCGTGATCGCGGCATGGGTCGTGCCGTTGGGCGACGTGACCCGGCGACGCAGCTCCTCGGCGGTCTCCTCGGATCCCGCGAGCAGCTTCGCGGAGCCCACCAGCGTCTGCTGGGCCAGGATCCGCGCGGTCTCCGGGTCGAGACCCTCGGCGACGCCGCCGGCGATCATGGCCTCGGCGAGGTAGAAGACGTACGCCGGCCCCGATCCGGAGACCGCCGTCACGGCGTCCTGCAGGGCCTCCTCGACGACCACGACCTTGCCGCCGGACTCCAGGAGCGTGACGACGGCGGCCAGCTGCTCCTCGGTGACGGCCGGGGCCGGCGAGATGCCGAACATTCCCTCCCCCACCAGC includes these proteins:
- a CDS encoding lysophospholipid acyltransferase family protein, whose product is MNDDRKTIGSGGKPGRGNHETSPSAAARSLAGGGTRKKPAARPKKSASAPGPSTPKGATSHPSGASSPPPRADKPRLRAVTDEDAAAAAAAAAEEAAGRTRTAGAAPLSAGLPIDEILVAVAEAAQRVIGSDWESRIATLLATIRKRLSGDYEVDDFGFDPQIAEVLTLAIEPLAEKWFRLEVRGVENIPADGGALLVGNHSGTIPLDGLITGYAVKKYAGRNLRPLGADLVFSLPIIGQVARKVGATLACQEDAERLLTTGELAGVWPEGFKGVGKPFAERYKLQRFGRGGFVSSAMRAQVPIVPVSIVGAEEIYPLVGNVPSLARLLGLPYLPITPFFPLLGPLGLVPLPSKWIIEFGEPVRTDAYEPEAADDPMLLFNVTDQVRETIQQTLYQLLVDRGNAFF
- a CDS encoding NAD-dependent epimerase/dehydratase family protein, whose translation is MSRVVLVTGVAGSFASVAARRLAELGEDAGIGKVVGIDTILPDADLGGVKFVRADIRTPVVGKVIAVEDVDTVVHLDLNPPQRGRGSGKELNVIGTMQLLAACQRSAQVGKLVLGSSTAVYGSSSRDPALFTESGLARSGVRSGFPKDIVEVESYVRGFARRRQDVIITTIRSAQVLHPDIDTPLRNYFSNPVLPSVVGFDPRLQFLALDDALEILVQAVANDRPGTFNAAGDGIVLLSQAARRLGRPMLPLPPIGFAGAARRFIRAMGSDIPPDLHRLLTYGRAVDTSALRDIFGYELTRTSEQTFDDFRRSLRPGILSALGGRA
- a CDS encoding 30S ribosomal protein bS22 → MGSVIKKRRKRMSKKKHRKMLKRTRVQRRRLGK
- a CDS encoding helix-turn-helix domain-containing protein encodes the protein MASGPTFLTVAEVATQMRVSKMTVYRLVHSGELEAVRVGRSFRVPEHAVQEFLGKSYFQAG
- a CDS encoding acetoin utilization protein AcuC, translated to MTEATVDRACIVYDEHLTQYNFGQSHPMAPVRIELTMELADELGIVEGLDVVGAKPATEDELALIHTPLYIERVQKLSQHPTHADPTVNLGTEDNPVFANMHEASALIAGASVEAARRVWTGQAPRAVNISGGLHHAMPDRASGFCIYNDVALAIRWLLDNGAERVVYIDVDAHHGDGVQKMFWNDPRVLTISIHEGPQTLFPGTGFSIDTGGEGAEGMAVNVPLPPGTSDAGWLRAFHAVVPPLVREFAPDILVTQQGCDSHMDDPLTNLMLSVDGQRASYLALKALADEVCDGKWVATGGGGYAVMDVVPRAWAHLMAIVAGQPLDPQAPTPERWRARIQELRGMPGPHRMTDGRAVGYRAWEQGFDPASWLDRSIHATREASFPLNGLDHLP
- the proC gene encoding pyrroline-5-carboxylate reductase, with translation MTQRIAILGAGVMGETLLSAILSSGHPVDHLVISERRDDRAAELREAYGVEVTGNAEAAAGADVVLLVVKPQDVPALLQEIAGSVAPGTTVVSLAAGIRIEAIASALPDGVAIVRAMPNTPALVGEGMFGISPAPAVTEEQLAAVVTLLESGGKVVVVEEALQDAVTAVSGSGPAYVFYLAEAMIAGGVAEGLDPETARILAQQTLVGSAKLLAGSEETAEELRRRVTSPNGTTHAAITTFDERGVKAGLVAGVAAAAARSAELSAPQ